One genomic window of Lagopus muta isolate bLagMut1 chromosome W unlocalized genomic scaffold, bLagMut1 primary SUPER_W_unloc_1, whole genome shotgun sequence includes the following:
- the LOC125687574 gene encoding LOW QUALITY PROTEIN: adenosine 5'-monophosphoramidase HINT1-like (The sequence of the model RefSeq protein was modified relative to this genomic sequence to represent the inferred CDS: deleted 2 bases in 1 codon), giving the protein MADCIVRSPAAWCGGAVLFRKLSRPELCANVIREEEQLWTRSALRSVMFQRKLLHFFVAACEKAVVRLSEAEDSGALLHRRLMIVGQKCAANLGLTDGYRMAVRYPPLGPSDCRTHLCIGWLSVRPASWLRCLQRRSCCTRMDRHRMDFTCRPSV; this is encoded by the exons ATGGCCGACTGCATCGTCAGGTCGCCGGCCGCTTGGTGCGGTGGCGCCGTACTTTTCAGAAAATTGTCCCGTCCGGAGCTCTGCGCCAACGTTATCCGCGAGGAGGAGCAGTTGTGGACGAGGAG TGCCTTGCGTTCCGTGATGTTTCAACGCAAGCTCCTACACTTTTTCGTAGCCGCTTGCGAGAAGGCAGTTGTCAGGTTATCTGAAGCAGAAGATTCTGGCGCACTT CTTCACAGGCGCTTGATGATTGTTGGCCAGAAGTGTGCTGCTAACCTGGGCCTGACCGATGGATACCGGATGGCTGTGAGATACCCTCCCTTAGGCCCTTCCGACTGCCGCACGCATCTCTGTATT GGGTGGCTGTCAGTTCGGCCAGCCTCCTGGCTAAGATGTTTGCAGCGCAGGAGTTGCTGCACGCGTATGGATCGCCACCGAATGGATTTCACTTGTCGCCCTTCAGTCTAG
- the LOC125687586 gene encoding adenosine 5'-monophosphoramidase HINT1-like, with protein sequence MDCGIVRSRAAWRGGAALFGKFSRQEFSANVIREDEPLWTRSALRSMIFPRKVLRFFLAACEKAVVRLSEAEDSGARLHRRLMIVGEKCAANLGLTDGFRMAVRYPPSGPSDYRTRLCILGGRQLGQPPG encoded by the exons ATGGACTGCGGTATCGTCAGATCACGGGCCGCTTGGCGCGGTGGCGCCGCTCTCTTCGGAAAATTCTCCCGCCAGGAGTTCTCCGCCAACGTTATCCGCGAGGATGAGCCGTTGTGGACGAGGAG TGCCTTGCGTTCCATGATTTTTCCCCGCAAGGTCCTTCGCTTTTTCCTAGCCGCTTGCGAGAAGGCCGTTGTCAGGTTATCCGAAGCAGAAGATTCTGGTGCACGT CTTCACAGGCGTTTGATGATTGTTGGCGAGAAGTGTGCTGCTAACCTGGGCCTGACCGATGGATTCCGGATGGCTGTGAGATACCCACCCTCAGGCCCTTCCGACTACCGCACGCGTCTCTGTATTCTGGGTGGCCGTCAGTTGGGCCAGCCTCCCGGCTAA
- the LOC125687583 gene encoding adenosine 5'-monophosphoramidase HINT1-like: MGGGFVRSRAAWRGCAALFGEVALQKFSANVIREEETSWTRSALRSVIFHRKLLRFFVGVHKKAVVRLSKAEDSGARLHRRLMIVGEKCAANLGLTDGFRMAVRYPPSGPSDYRTRLCILGGRQLGQPPG, from the exons ATGGGCGGCGGGTTTGTCAGGTCACGGGCCGCATGGCGCGGTTGCGCCGCTCTCTTCGGAGAAGTCGCCCTTCAGAAGTTTTCCGCCAACGTTATACGCGAGGAGGAGACTTCATGGACGAGGAG tgcCTTGCGTTCTGTGATATTTCACCGCAAGCTCCTACGCTTTTTCGTAGGCGTTCACAAGAAGGCCGTTGTGAGGTTGTCCAAAGCAGAAGATTCTGGTGCACGT CTTCACAGGCGTTTGATGATTGTTGGCGAGAAGTGTGCTGCTAACCTGGGCCTGACCGATGGATTCCGGATGGCTGTGAGATACCCCCCCTCAGGCCCTTCCGACTACCGCACGCGTCTCTGTATTCTGGGTGGCCGTCAGTTGGGCCAGCCTCCCGGCTAA